One region of Limnospira fusiformis SAG 85.79 genomic DNA includes:
- a CDS encoding UvrD-helicase domain-containing protein, whose product MSLTNEQQAAATSPQSIIVTAGAGTGKTYMLVERYLYYLVEKGLSPLEIVAVTFTEKAAQELRSRIRSQVRQQLPNRPDILAELEAAPISTIHALASRICREHPQAANVAADFQVLEDLEGKIWLYEGLETALSKLPIQVFETIPYSLLSRILATLLDDPLMAERSLNQQIDWSELAQQLRDRALEDLVNHPQWRELKDILTSNIGKPEDKLEAIRQGTVSAILSLENGDNISENMQVLYKIDIRYGSKKNWGENIQTVKDALKALREELVKPSLNENLINAEVGEADHKLAEMLAALKEAYREVKDHLQKLKWQGRVLTFADLEIGALTALQNNPTIQLYYQQRWRSFLVDEFQDTNPIQGEILELLTQTGDLTIVGDKKQSIYGFRRADIGVFNKFRKRIIDHQGDEIILNQSFRTHQKLINQINQVFSPLLGDLRQDLEAVRIDPPSPRETLQVFVIPKTAETDINQRRIAEGNLIAKTLKEMLDNQIPVFDKQTQQLRPIQPGDIAILTRTWEPLDSYGEALAAAQIPLAPSGGGNLLETQEAKDAWSLLKFLADPGDDIALVALLRSPFFAISDRLLFNVSRQSQLSHKSTSENISWWQILTTASPAEFAKAIDTLKTLLKQRQIEPPSRLLQIADQLTGYTAIIANLPASNRRLADFSGFRELVQILEQGTDDLFGVVRRLKRLKDKAVTVERPPINTSNAVSLMTIFAAKGLEWPMVVVADLSRLSPNSSVPVYFDPEYGVAIRCKDDDKDLKDPVLYNWLKYRNQQREEAEALRILYVALTRSRDYILLTAPQEKGNYLDKLYLGLQAANIPITTLEINSDDIIPPVPPSPPPPAINHPLLTNAMTSGLFELPVTSLSEYKRCPARFQFMYILGHPGLSEEANQGMIIGQLVHNALEYDIRDIDQLGKFAQNGSNEQSLREAIYLAQEFDNTEEFKRFIHPKNQREVELKLDILGVTFNGVADLIGDNWVLDYKTDKVMRPEHHNLQLWAYAKALNCSEAHIAYLRHKKCYSFSPEILAKTAHEAESIVRDIVEGYYPPKPSRENCQTCRYGEICEHRYESI is encoded by the coding sequence ATGAGTTTAACCAATGAACAACAAGCCGCTGCTACCAGTCCTCAAAGTATTATCGTCACAGCCGGGGCGGGGACTGGCAAAACTTATATGTTAGTAGAAAGGTATTTATATTATTTAGTAGAAAAGGGACTTTCTCCCTTGGAAATAGTGGCGGTTACATTTACTGAAAAAGCCGCCCAGGAATTGCGATCGCGTATTCGTTCACAGGTAAGGCAACAACTTCCTAACCGTCCCGATATCCTAGCCGAATTAGAAGCCGCCCCCATTAGTACAATTCACGCTTTAGCTAGTCGTATTTGTCGCGAACATCCCCAGGCGGCTAACGTTGCTGCTGACTTCCAAGTTTTAGAAGATTTAGAAGGCAAAATCTGGCTTTATGAAGGGTTAGAAACTGCTTTATCTAAATTGCCTATTCAGGTTTTTGAAACCATACCTTATTCTTTATTATCGCGAATTTTGGCAACCTTATTAGATGACCCCTTGATGGCAGAAAGGTCATTAAATCAACAAATAGACTGGTCAGAGTTAGCCCAACAATTGCGCGATCGCGCCTTAGAAGACCTCGTAAATCATCCCCAATGGCGGGAATTAAAAGACATTTTAACGTCAAATATTGGCAAACCAGAAGACAAACTCGAAGCCATCCGACAAGGGACAGTTAGCGCCATATTATCCCTAGAAAACGGTGATAATATCTCGGAGAATATGCAAGTTTTATATAAAATCGATATCAGATATGGTAGCAAAAAAAACTGGGGGGAAAATATACAAACTGTTAAAGATGCCTTAAAAGCCTTACGAGAAGAATTAGTTAAACCTTCTCTCAACGAAAATTTAATCAATGCAGAAGTTGGGGAAGCCGACCACAAACTAGCCGAAATGTTAGCCGCCTTAAAAGAAGCCTACCGAGAAGTTAAAGACCATTTACAAAAGTTAAAATGGCAAGGGCGAGTTTTGACATTTGCAGATTTAGAAATTGGCGCATTGACCGCATTACAAAATAATCCCACGATTCAACTCTATTATCAACAACGCTGGCGCAGCTTTTTAGTTGATGAATTTCAAGACACCAACCCTATTCAAGGGGAAATTTTAGAACTTTTAACCCAGACAGGAGATTTAACTATAGTGGGGGATAAAAAACAGTCAATTTATGGGTTTAGGCGGGCAGATATTGGGGTTTTTAATAAATTTAGAAAACGCATTATTGATCATCAGGGAGATGAGATAATTCTTAATCAAAGTTTCCGGACTCATCAGAAATTAATCAATCAAATTAATCAGGTATTTTCTCCGTTATTAGGAGATTTAAGACAAGACTTGGAAGCTGTCCGCATTGACCCGCCATCCCCTAGGGAAACATTGCAAGTATTTGTGATACCTAAAACCGCCGAAACTGATATTAATCAAAGACGGATAGCAGAAGGAAACTTGATTGCTAAAACCTTAAAAGAAATGTTAGATAATCAAATCCCAGTATTTGATAAACAAACTCAACAATTAAGACCTATTCAACCAGGCGATATCGCTATTTTAACCCGCACTTGGGAACCCTTAGACAGTTATGGAGAAGCCCTAGCCGCCGCCCAAATACCCTTAGCGCCTTCAGGAGGTGGAAACCTATTAGAAACCCAAGAAGCTAAAGATGCTTGGTCACTGCTAAAATTCTTAGCCGACCCTGGAGATGATATCGCATTAGTAGCCCTGTTAAGAAGTCCCTTTTTTGCCATTAGCGATCGCCTTTTATTCAATGTTAGTAGACAATCTCAATTATCCCACAAATCCACATCAGAAAATATCAGTTGGTGGCAAATTTTAACCACTGCGTCACCCGCCGAATTTGCTAAGGCGATCGATACTTTAAAAACACTGCTCAAACAACGCCAGATTGAGCCACCATCTCGCCTCTTACAAATAGCAGATCAATTAACAGGATATACAGCCATAATCGCCAATTTACCAGCCTCTAATCGTCGCCTAGCCGACTTTAGTGGATTTCGAGAATTAGTGCAAATTTTAGAACAAGGAACCGATGATTTATTCGGAGTAGTTCGCCGTCTCAAGCGCCTAAAAGATAAAGCCGTAACCGTAGAACGTCCCCCCATTAATACCAGCAATGCAGTATCATTAATGACCATTTTTGCCGCCAAAGGATTAGAATGGCCGATGGTAGTTGTAGCCGACCTCAGCCGCCTAAGTCCCAACTCATCAGTACCCGTTTATTTTGACCCAGAATATGGTGTCGCTATCCGCTGCAAAGACGACGACAAAGACCTGAAAGATCCAGTTCTTTACAACTGGTTAAAATATCGAAATCAACAGCGAGAAGAAGCCGAAGCCTTGCGAATACTTTATGTAGCATTAACTCGCAGTCGGGATTATATCTTATTAACCGCCCCCCAGGAAAAAGGTAATTATTTAGATAAATTATACTTAGGGTTACAAGCCGCCAATATTCCCATAACCACCCTAGAAATTAATAGTGATGATATCATCCCGCCAGTCCCCCCAAGTCCCCCACCTCCAGCCATTAACCATCCCCTACTGACCAACGCGATGACCTCTGGTTTATTTGAACTTCCTGTAACCTCTTTAAGTGAATATAAACGTTGTCCAGCCCGGTTTCAATTCATGTATATTCTCGGACATCCAGGCTTATCAGAAGAAGCCAATCAAGGCATGATAATTGGTCAGTTAGTTCACAACGCTTTAGAATATGATATCAGAGACATTGATCAACTCGGCAAATTCGCCCAAAATGGCAGTAATGAACAATCACTCAGGGAGGCAATTTACCTCGCTCAAGAGTTTGATAATACTGAAGAATTTAAAAGATTCATACACCCCAAAAATCAGCGAGAAGTTGAGTTAAAATTAGATATATTAGGGGTTACCTTTAATGGCGTAGCCGATTTAATTGGGGATAATTGGGTGCTAGACTATAAAACCGATAAAGTCATGCGCCCAGAACACCATAATCTACAACTATGGGCTTATGCTAAAGCCTTAAACTGTTCCGAGGCACATATTGCCTATTTACGCCATAAAAAATGCTACTCTTTTTCACCGGAAATATTAGCCAAAACTGCCCACGAGGCAGAAAGCATAGTTCGAGATATAGTAGAGGGATACTATCCCCCCAAACCATCACGAGAAAACTGCCAAACCTGTCGCTATGGTGAAATTTGCGAACATAGGTATGAGTCTATATAA
- a CDS encoding PD-(D/E)XK nuclease family protein, whose translation MRSLIVNPHNLNHLPSQITTITPTQPVARCLKVPYKSLDKLAIKTINNHEITIAPVLTMDRTWRRIVAENINSNDPDGIAKMLIPSRQKLLKSGVDLNLLTNHNSRRIRDLAKVTDLYKQELHDQGYIDQDQLFWEAINYQTQAPTPAQTLLIYGYFQPQLDQVKFINLVAGEGSIWVLPTGTEEIFAKNREAIAYLESKGWQVNYQENDDNFSLGEKLQNCFLGKGELPHKVQCHIYPNLEAEIRGVLSQVKQLIIDGVSASKIVLVTQDEKTYAPLLLDIAWEYQLPLRLFYKIPLRNIRLGYWIALLIEVIENNFPFESTAKLLHHPLARYLTYKQWLEARQKRPNNLAEWEELGLNLSLLKFPQSDTLPNWVDRIKQVLKFFDIRKNSSQWSREIVAFNQLETAWLELSKLDGDRLNRQEFFQDILEIITKLKVPMQPGKGGIEVHTPLSLQGASYPHVFLIGFQEGILPAAIENDPVLDFYESRRLSQFNITLETAIDIAQRNELCFYELLRIPTKSLTFSCAEQHHKKPLLPSPYSTRLGIETTPPPLLNLASIEEARRYYLQQPYQLSNDVIVNDIIKNWQVEQRRESGESPDEYDGVIGIGVDYQNRIFSASQLTALGQCPFKWFATYLLCLKEPSEAEAEITGSLRGRLYHRCLEILLKDIKTQTDLRRLDIQDINQALSQAEAALQAEENVNFDKFIGWEARRLEGLNMLELNLQAEDFLQANAEIISRENYFDAEWYGLKVIARVDRIDRTPTGLLVLDYKTTSSSPLGIKDDSGKAKINIQMPLYQQAIAQNFNEVPEVDVKLYSLNKQRYLKAKVTEPAILEAFAEEVKQRLQQGNYPVAPDQKQQVCQYCEFDSVCRKGNRLSRKTSSK comes from the coding sequence ATGCGATCGCTTATTGTTAATCCCCACAATTTAAACCATCTACCATCACAAATAACTACTATTACCCCAACTCAACCAGTAGCCCGTTGTTTAAAAGTCCCTTATAAATCTTTAGACAAGCTGGCTATCAAAACTATAAATAATCATGAAATTACCATAGCGCCAGTGTTAACTATGGATCGAACTTGGCGGCGCATTGTGGCTGAGAATATCAACAGTAATGACCCTGATGGTATCGCGAAAATGTTAATACCCTCCCGCCAAAAACTCTTAAAATCTGGAGTAGACTTAAACTTATTAACTAATCATAATTCTCGGAGAATTAGGGATTTAGCCAAAGTAACTGATCTCTATAAACAAGAATTACACGATCAGGGCTATATTGACCAGGATCAATTATTTTGGGAAGCCATTAATTATCAAACCCAAGCACCAACTCCAGCACAAACTTTATTAATTTATGGTTATTTTCAACCTCAACTTGATCAGGTAAAATTTATTAACCTAGTAGCAGGGGAAGGTAGCATCTGGGTTTTACCGACAGGAACAGAGGAAATTTTTGCCAAAAATCGAGAGGCGATCGCCTATTTAGAGAGTAAAGGATGGCAGGTCAATTATCAGGAAAATGATGATAACTTTAGCTTAGGAGAAAAACTGCAAAACTGCTTTTTGGGTAAAGGGGAACTTCCCCATAAAGTCCAATGCCATATTTACCCAAATTTAGAGGCAGAAATTAGGGGGGTTCTCTCCCAAGTTAAGCAGTTAATAATAGATGGAGTCTCAGCCAGTAAAATTGTCCTAGTGACCCAGGATGAAAAAACCTATGCGCCTTTATTATTAGATATTGCTTGGGAATATCAGTTACCACTGCGATTATTTTATAAAATTCCCTTGCGGAATATTCGCCTGGGGTATTGGATCGCATTATTGATAGAAGTCATCGAAAATAATTTTCCCTTTGAGTCTACCGCTAAACTTTTGCATCATCCTTTAGCCCGATATTTAACATATAAACAATGGTTAGAAGCGCGACAAAAGCGACCAAATAACCTAGCTGAATGGGAAGAATTAGGGTTAAATTTATCATTATTAAAATTCCCCCAAAGCGATACCCTACCAAATTGGGTAGACCGGATCAAACAAGTTTTAAAATTCTTTGATATCCGCAAAAATAGCAGCCAATGGTCTCGGGAGATAGTCGCCTTTAATCAACTAGAAACAGCTTGGCTGGAATTATCAAAACTTGATGGCGATCGCCTTAATCGACAAGAGTTTTTTCAAGATATTTTAGAGATAATCACCAAGCTAAAAGTCCCCATGCAACCAGGAAAAGGAGGGATAGAAGTTCACACCCCATTATCTCTACAGGGTGCGAGTTATCCCCATGTTTTTTTAATCGGTTTTCAGGAAGGTATCCTACCCGCAGCCATTGAAAATGATCCAGTTTTAGACTTTTACGAATCCCGGCGACTATCTCAATTCAACATTACCCTAGAAACGGCTATAGATATCGCCCAACGGAATGAATTATGTTTTTATGAACTATTAAGAATACCCACAAAATCTTTGACTTTTTCTTGTGCCGAACAGCATCACAAAAAACCGCTGTTACCTAGTCCTTATTCTACCCGTTTAGGAATAGAAACAACTCCCCCACCCCTATTGAATTTAGCCAGTATTGAGGAAGCTAGACGCTATTACTTACAGCAGCCATACCAGTTATCTAATGATGTTATAGTTAATGATATCATCAAAAATTGGCAAGTTGAACAGCGCCGAGAAAGTGGCGAATCTCCTGATGAATATGATGGGGTTATTGGCATAGGAGTTGATTATCAAAATCGGATTTTTAGTGCATCGCAATTAACGGCATTAGGTCAATGTCCGTTTAAGTGGTTTGCCACCTATTTACTATGCTTAAAAGAACCATCGGAAGCGGAAGCAGAAATCACTGGCAGTCTCCGAGGTCGGTTATATCATCGCTGCTTAGAAATTTTGTTAAAAGACATCAAAACTCAAACGGATTTAAGGCGGTTAGACATACAAGATATTAACCAAGCATTATCTCAGGCAGAAGCGGCGTTACAAGCTGAAGAAAATGTGAATTTTGACAAGTTTATAGGTTGGGAAGCGCGCCGATTAGAAGGTTTAAATATGTTAGAATTAAATTTACAAGCTGAAGATTTTTTGCAGGCTAATGCCGAAATTATTAGTCGTGAAAATTACTTTGATGCTGAATGGTATGGGTTAAAGGTAATTGCTAGGGTCGATCGCATTGATCGCACCCCCACGGGTCTATTAGTGTTAGACTATAAAACTACCAGTAGCTCACCATTGGGAATTAAAGATGATTCTGGAAAAGCCAAAATCAATATTCAAATGCCATTATATCAACAGGCGATCGCCCAAAACTTTAACGAAGTCCCAGAGGTAGATGTCAAGTTGTATTCTCTTAACAAACAGCGTTACTTAAAGGCGAAAGTCACCGAACCCGCCATTTTAGAAGCCTTTGCCGAGGAGGTTAAACAACGCCTACAACAGGGTAATTATCCAGTAGCGCCAGACCAGAAACAGCAAGTCTGCCAATATTGTGAATTTGACTCTGTTTGTCGTAAGGGTAACCGTCTAAGTCGCAAAACATCATCAAAATAA